One segment of Castanea sativa cultivar Marrone di Chiusa Pesio chromosome 3, ASM4071231v1 DNA contains the following:
- the LOC142628749 gene encoding uncharacterized protein LOC142628749, translating to MVSSPTLFMPEDMKVGELINKEEASWKTDAVDALFLPFESEAIKAIPISSNLPEDKLIWAWSTNGFFFSKKCILDSISDVDTCDGCSEEAESSIHFFWKCSRTKELWSSSKLVFPSVMDQLHSFKELLWCLMMDEKISPENIELLLTCAWAVWGNRNDVHHGGKRKDGRTLIQWAVQYLEKYRATVELLPNAQESNQLVQRWIPPPILVFKFNVDGATGQSVAAIRRKLHAPLGLLEVEAKVVEVGLQFAKQLGITDFIIEGDSLIVSKALNQSSSVPMSIDAVIMGIGEASLEFHNVVFSHVKRNANTFAHLLAKYAKGTDHQCMWLENCSNFLELAVLHNVNTIVV from the exons ATGGTTTCATCTCCCACGTTGTTTATGCCAGAAGATATGAAGGTTGGAGAATTGATTAACAAGGAAGAGGCTTCATGGAAGACTGATGCCGTGGATGCTCTATTTTTGCCGTTTGAATCAGAGGCTATAAAAGCAATTCCCATAAGTTCCAATCTGCCAGAAGATAAGTTGATTTGGGCTTGGAGCactaatggattttttttcagtaaaaagtgCATACTGGATAGCATCTCAGAT GTTGATACATGTGATGGATGCAGCGAAGAGGCAGAGAGTTCAATCCATTTCTTTTGGAAATGTTCCCGCACGAAAGAGCTATGGTCTTCATCAAAACTAGTTTTTCCTAGCGTGATGGACCAGCTACATTCTTTTAAGGAGTTGTTGTGGTGTCTAATGATGGATGAGAAGATTTCCCCAGAAAACATTGAGCTGCTACTGACTTGTGCGTGGGCTGTGTGGGGTAATAGGAATGATGTTCATCATGGCGGAAAGCGAAAAGATGGAAGAACGCTGATTCAATGGGCTGTGCAATATTTGGAGAAGTACCGGGCTACTGTGGAGTTATTACCAAATGCTCAGGAATCAAATCAGCTTGTTCAAAGATGGATTCCACCAcctattttggtttttaaattcaATGTTGATGGTGCC ACTGGGCAGTCTGTAGCAGCTATACGTAGAAAATTACATGCACCATTGGGGCTTCTTGAAGTGGAAGCGAAGGTTGTTGAAGTTGGTCTACAATTCGCAAAGCAGCTTGGGATTACAGATTTCATAATTGAGGGAGACTCACTAATCGTCTCTAAAGCATTGAATCAATCTTCCTCAGTTCCAATGTCGATAGATGCAGTGATTATGGGCATTGGTGAAGCTTCTTTGGAATTCCATAATGTTGTTTTTTCTCATGTTAAGCGAAATGCAAATACCTTTGCGCATTTGTTAGCAAAGTATGCCAAGGGCACTGATCATCAGTGTATGTGGTTGGAGAATTGTTCTAATTTCTTAGAATTAGCAGTTCTTCATAATGTAAACACTATTGTTGTTTGA
- the LOC142626850 gene encoding protein indeterminate-domain 14-like yields the protein MLDNSASSGAPSSSSDAFASLENGVTNKRKRRPAGTPDPDAEVVSLSPKTLLESDRYVCEICNQGFQRDQNLQMHRRRHKVPWKLLKRETQEVKKRVFVCPEPSCLHHDPCHALGDLVGIKKHFRRKHSNHKQWVCEKCSKGYAVQSDYKAHLKTCGTRGHSCDCGRVFSRVESFIEHQDTCNVRQSRPEIQALQPACSSRTASSTSPSSDNTNNFSIAPLPGLPTPKPTEPVFLTSEQNNVPSTSKAQQHNLELQLLPSSNALSLKLSIGSSCDGGERNESNKPNLDTSKRPISENGVVNEQTFEVTRLKDFANEELKLAMAERAYAEEARREAKRQIEIAELDFANAKRIRQQAQSELEKAQVLKEQAIKKISSTMLQITCQACKQQFHASTVVSPSDEISLAVSYMSSATTEGEGE from the exons ATGTTAGACAACAGTGCTTCTTCTGGTGCTCCATCTTCTTCCTCTGATGCATTTGCTTCCCTAGAAAATGGCGTcactaacaaaagaaaaagaagacctGCAGGCACACCAG ATCCAGATGCTGAGGTtgtgtctctctctcccaaaaCCTTATTGGAATCAGACAGGTATGTGTGTGAGATCTGTAACCAAGGTTTCCAAAGAGACCAGAATTTACAGATGCATAGGAGAAGGCACAAAGTGCCATGGAAATTGCTCAAGAGAGAGACACAAGAGGTGAAGAAGCGAGTGTTTGTGTGCCCAGAGCCTAGCTGCTTGCACCATGACCCCTGTCATGCCCTCGGTGATCTCGTGggaataaaaaaacatttcagAAGGAAACATAGCAATCACAAGCAGTGGGTGTGTGAGAAATGCTCCAAAGGCTATGCTGTTCAATCTGATTACAAAGCCCATCTCAAAACCTGTGGCACCAGAGGCCATTCTTGTGACTGTGGCCGTGTCTTTTCCAG AGTTGAGAGTTTCATTGAGCACCAAGACACTTGCAATGTCCGGCAGTCTAGGCCTGAAATACAGGCACTACAACCAGCCTGCTCATCTAGAACTGCTTCAAGCACAAGCCCATCAAGTGATAATACCAACAATTTTAGCATAGCCCCATTGCCTGGTTTGCCTACACCAAAGCCAACTGAACCTGTTTTCCTAACCTCTGAGCAAAACAATGTTCCTTCCACTTCTAAAGCACAGCAACACAACTTGGAACTTCAACTCCTACCTTCATCAAACGCCCTCTCGTTGAAACTTTCTATAGGCTCATCATGCGATGGTGGTGAGAGGAATGAATCAAATAAGCCTAATTTGGATACAAGTAAGAGACCAATTAGTGAAAACGGTGTGGTTAATGAACAAACATTTGAAGTGACAAGGTTGAAAGATTTTGCAAACGAGGAGCTAAAGTTGGCCATGGCAGAAAGGGCCTACGCCGAGGAAGCTAGGCGAGAAGCAAAGCGTCAAATTGAGATAGCTGAGCTTGACTTTGCAAATGCCAAGAGGATAAGGCAACAAGCGCAGTCTGAGCTTGAAAAGGCTCAGGTTCTGAAGGAGCAAGCTATCAAGAAGATAAGCTCAACCATGTTGCAAATCACTTGCCAAGCTTGCAAGCAACAATTCCATGCATCCACTGTTGTATCACCATCAGATGAGATCTCTCTTGCTGTGAGTTACATGTCCTCAGCTACAACAGAAGGGGAAGGAGAATGA